Proteins encoded within one genomic window of Camelina sativa cultivar DH55 chromosome 19, Cs, whole genome shotgun sequence:
- the LOC104765257 gene encoding peroxisomal (S)-2-hydroxy-acid oxidase GLO2, producing MEITNVTEYDAIAKQKLPKMVYDYYASGAEDQWTLQENRNAFARILFRPRILIDVNKIDMATTVLGFKISMPIMVAPTAMQKMAHPDGEYATARAASAAGTIMTLSSWATSSVEEVASTGPGIRFFQLYVYKNRKVVEQLVRRAEKAGFKAIALTVDTPRLGRRESDIKNR from the exons ATGGAGATCACAAACGTTACCGAGTATGACGCCATCGCAAAGCAGAAGTTGCCTAAGATGGTTTACGACTACTATGCGTCTGGTGCAGAGGACCAATGGACTCTTCAAGAGAACAGAAACGCTTTTGCAAGGATCCT CTTCCGGCCTCGGATTTTGATTGATGTGAACAAGATTGATATGGCAACAACCGTCTTGGGGTTCAAAATCTCCATGCCGATCATGGTTGCTCCTACTGCCATGCAAAAGATGGCTCACCCTGATG GGGAATATGCTACGGCTAGAGCTGCGTCTGCTGCTGGAACAATCATG ACACTTTCTTCATGGGCTACTTCTagtgttgaggaagttgctTCCACAGGGCCAGGGATCCGATTCTTCCAGCTCTAT GTATATAAGAACAGGAAGGTGGTTGAACAGCTCGTGAGAAGAGCCGAGAAAGCTGGGTTCAAAGCCATTGCTCTCACTGTAGACACCCCAAGGCTAGGTCGCAGAGAGTCTGATATCAAGAACAGGTAA